A stretch of the Luteolibacter arcticus genome encodes the following:
- a CDS encoding alginate export family protein: MIAMRNLALLPVLAGLCHAEPDESRWSIDGHARTMYESYHGLDLGLGPVDDDDWIHQRVQAMFSWENDQSLRLAAELTWGRMWGKESPLAPPDEDDVDFLQLFAQGDLTFGNDTLEIRAGRQTLYYGSGRLLAAREGANQRLAHDALVLSWQCDEHSRVDAFIASPVAVEPGAFDNVSHAGDIRFWSLYSVMPLTRGNFLDLYYIGLRDEDSIFAEDGGHETRHTLGARCWRETEPVILNTELIFQFGEAAGREIIAGAASLGIGYVFMDAPWRPSLQLRADAISGGDDTGTLHTFHPLFQANNYFNEGGFLSPSNLYNLNPLVALKPRENVELTFGVNFQWRFSPDDAIYGPPLQRLGGPAVDGERYLGTAFNASLAWEITSATSMFLGYTHHQAGPSLTGVGGSSVDYLQASFRQEF, from the coding sequence ATGATCGCGATGCGAAACCTCGCGCTCCTTCCCGTGCTCGCCGGGCTGTGCCACGCCGAGCCGGACGAATCGCGATGGTCCATCGATGGCCATGCGCGGACAATGTACGAGAGCTACCATGGACTCGATCTCGGGCTGGGCCCGGTGGACGACGATGATTGGATTCACCAACGCGTGCAGGCGATGTTCTCATGGGAGAACGATCAGTCGTTGCGCTTGGCCGCCGAGCTGACGTGGGGCCGCATGTGGGGAAAGGAATCGCCGCTCGCCCCGCCGGATGAGGATGACGTGGATTTCCTCCAGCTCTTCGCGCAGGGCGATCTTACTTTCGGCAACGACACTCTCGAAATACGCGCGGGGCGTCAGACACTCTACTACGGGTCGGGTCGTTTGTTGGCAGCACGTGAGGGTGCCAATCAAAGGCTCGCCCATGATGCGCTTGTGCTATCGTGGCAGTGCGACGAGCACAGCCGGGTGGATGCGTTCATCGCCTCACCGGTCGCGGTGGAGCCCGGGGCTTTCGACAACGTGTCGCATGCCGGCGACATCCGGTTTTGGAGCCTCTACTCGGTGATGCCGCTGACACGCGGGAACTTCCTGGACCTCTACTACATCGGCCTGCGCGATGAGGATTCGATCTTCGCGGAGGACGGTGGTCATGAAACCCGGCACACGCTCGGTGCCCGCTGCTGGCGGGAGACCGAGCCGGTGATCCTCAATACCGAGCTAATCTTCCAGTTCGGCGAGGCTGCCGGCCGCGAAATCATCGCGGGAGCCGCGAGCCTCGGAATCGGCTACGTCTTCATGGACGCGCCGTGGCGTCCGTCTTTGCAACTCCGCGCCGATGCGATTTCCGGAGGTGATGACACTGGCACGCTGCACACGTTTCACCCGCTGTTTCAGGCGAACAACTATTTCAACGAGGGCGGCTTCCTCTCGCCCTCGAATCTCTACAACCTGAACCCACTCGTCGCACTGAAGCCGCGCGAGAATGTGGAGCTGACCTTCGGGGTGAACTTCCAGTGGCGCTTCAGTCCGGACGATGCCATCTATGGACCTCCGCTCCAACGGCTTGGCGGCCCGGCGGTCGATGGTGAACGCTACCTCGGCACCGCCTTCAATGCGTCGCTGGCTTGGGAGATCACCTCGGCCACGTCCATGTTCCTCGGCTACACGCACCACCAGGCCGGACCATCGCTGACCGGAGTCGGCGGGAGTAGCGTGGACTATCTCCAGGCCAGCTTCCGGCAGGAGTTTTGA
- a CDS encoding antibiotic biosynthesis monooxygenase: MSPPPEDPSVTVVVRRRTKPGCEADFEGAMREFITFALSFPGNRGIHVLRSEQGHPRDYTVVDRFADMEARRAFTASEAYKEWMVRLRTLTEEDPHIEEMGGLSGWFTLPGQPHAHPPPKPKMALVTFLGVYPLTSVLPPLFGKLLPAWHPLARNVLVTGLVVALLTWVVMPNLTKLFRRWLFPTI, translated from the coding sequence ATGTCCCCGCCACCGGAAGATCCCTCCGTGACCGTCGTCGTCCGCCGCCGCACCAAGCCGGGCTGTGAGGCGGACTTCGAGGGCGCGATGCGTGAGTTCATCACCTTCGCACTCTCGTTCCCGGGCAATCGCGGAATTCACGTGCTGCGCTCGGAGCAGGGCCATCCACGCGACTACACGGTGGTCGATCGTTTTGCGGACATGGAGGCTCGGCGGGCATTCACGGCATCGGAGGCCTACAAGGAGTGGATGGTCCGCCTGCGCACGCTGACCGAGGAAGATCCGCACATTGAGGAGATGGGTGGGCTCTCCGGGTGGTTCACGCTGCCGGGCCAGCCGCATGCCCATCCACCGCCGAAGCCGAAGATGGCGCTCGTCACGTTCCTCGGCGTTTACCCGCTGACCTCGGTGCTGCCGCCGCTCTTCGGCAAGCTCCTGCCGGCGTGGCATCCGCTTGCGCGGAATGTCCTCGTCACCGGCCTCGTCGTTGCCCTGCTGACCTGGGTGGTGATGCCGAATCTCACCAAGCTCTTCCGCCGCTGGCTCTTTCCCACGATCTAA
- a CDS encoding hydrolase, with product MNSYHKLFTAEDSAVVFIDHQPQMTFGVANIDRATLINNVTLLAKVAKEFNVPTVLTAVETESFSGYIWPQLLDVFPGQPIVERTSMNSWDDEGFRAAIRATGRKNILMTGLWTEVCVTWPTIEMLGEGYNIYVVEDCCGATSPAAHEASLSRMVQAGAVRVTALPALLEWQRDWAKREHYDKLMGLIKGQGGAYGVGVEYAYTMVHKAPQSAIKPQVVPQKAGH from the coding sequence ATGAACTCCTATCACAAGCTCTTCACGGCCGAGGACAGCGCCGTCGTTTTCATCGACCACCAGCCGCAGATGACCTTCGGCGTCGCGAACATCGACCGCGCCACGCTCATCAACAATGTCACGCTCCTCGCCAAGGTCGCGAAGGAGTTCAATGTCCCCACGGTGCTCACCGCGGTGGAAACCGAGTCCTTCAGCGGCTACATCTGGCCGCAGTTGCTCGATGTCTTTCCAGGCCAGCCGATTGTCGAGCGGACCTCGATGAATTCTTGGGACGACGAAGGCTTCCGCGCCGCGATCCGCGCCACCGGCCGCAAGAACATCCTCATGACCGGTCTGTGGACGGAAGTCTGCGTGACCTGGCCGACGATCGAGATGCTGGGCGAAGGCTACAACATCTACGTCGTGGAAGACTGCTGCGGTGCGACCTCGCCTGCCGCCCACGAGGCTTCGCTTTCCCGCATGGTCCAGGCCGGAGCGGTGCGGGTGACCGCGCTCCCCGCCTTGCTCGAATGGCAGCGCGACTGGGCAAAGCGCGAGCACTACGACAAGCTGATGGGGCTGATCAAAGGACAGGGTGGCGCCTACGGCGTGGGCGTGGAATACGCCTACACCATGGTCCACAAGGCCCCTCAGTCGGCGATCAAGCCGCAGGTGGTGCCGCAAAAAGCAGGCCACTGA